The following are encoded together in the Candidatus Eisenbacteria bacterium genome:
- a CDS encoding ATP-binding protein, translated as MTTAGKLWLGFGLLIALLVGTGVFVAHRLALIERALTTIMAVQEPATAATYEMAVNVITTRSAVLHYSDTGDLEERARVGVLMSEFGRHKQYFDQVARSLTSRELGRRIETGYATFRRQGDSLMAVSDQQREHAAAFAKRSDELRELMDPGLRIHLDTRGREGPRRITDMSRMEADIAGVGAALGQFMTTRESRHRVRVSFHESHFEVTATDLRQTGLNEDERRRLSRVESAFEHYVAEARNIMSVTDENRQIYARFTAAGVLLERLVGEGIRSLARDDLRDAQQSARLAIRTSLIAVIVLLVAGIIIGVATAVPTGQSIVRADLDLRERMRELADAHQRKDEFLGVLGHELRNPLAPLSNALNVLEARKGEVPEDIRDTHAMMMRQVRSMSRLVDDLLDVSRINQGKIPLRREPTDLASVAFETAHDLEPVVTAHRHQLEVVKPSRPAWVHADPTRLAQITSNLLQNAIKYTPDGGRIVLEVESKDGQAVLRVTDNGIGISPAMLPLVFEPFIQGDHSRTRAQGGLGIGLTLVSRLVELHGGRTTVESPGLGRGSTFTVRLPSVPAPPPPAKPALPPDPSPRRRILVVDDNEDSAESMAILLRMWGHHVDVAHDGPTALVSAAENRPEVVFLDIGLPGMDGYEVARRLRQQQNGKALTLIALTGMGRDEDRRRAMEAGFDRHVTKPVGPETLQSIVGPVPASPV; from the coding sequence ATGACTACCGCGGGAAAGCTTTGGCTCGGCTTCGGTTTGCTGATCGCTCTGCTGGTCGGGACCGGGGTCTTCGTGGCCCATCGTCTGGCCCTGATCGAGCGCGCCCTGACGACCATCATGGCGGTGCAAGAGCCTGCCACTGCAGCCACTTACGAGATGGCGGTCAACGTCATCACCACCCGGTCGGCCGTGCTTCACTACAGCGACACCGGGGATCTCGAGGAGAGGGCGCGGGTGGGTGTCCTGATGTCGGAGTTCGGGCGCCACAAGCAGTACTTCGACCAGGTCGCCCGCTCGCTGACGTCGCGCGAGCTGGGACGTCGCATCGAGACCGGCTACGCGACATTCCGCCGTCAGGGGGACTCGCTGATGGCTGTGAGCGATCAGCAGCGGGAGCACGCGGCGGCCTTTGCAAAGCGCAGCGACGAGCTGCGCGAGCTGATGGATCCCGGCCTCCGCATCCATCTGGACACGCGCGGCCGCGAGGGACCGCGCCGCATCACCGATATGAGCCGGATGGAAGCGGATATCGCGGGCGTGGGCGCGGCGCTGGGACAATTCATGACGACCCGCGAGTCTCGTCATCGCGTCCGCGTCTCGTTTCACGAGAGCCACTTCGAAGTCACGGCCACGGATCTCCGTCAGACTGGTCTGAACGAGGACGAGCGCAGACGTCTCTCCCGCGTCGAGTCGGCCTTCGAGCACTACGTCGCAGAGGCGCGCAACATCATGTCGGTCACCGACGAGAACCGCCAGATCTACGCGCGCTTCACCGCAGCCGGCGTCTTGCTCGAGCGTCTGGTGGGCGAGGGCATCCGCAGCCTGGCGCGCGACGACCTGCGCGACGCGCAGCAATCGGCGCGGCTCGCCATTCGCACCAGCCTGATCGCTGTGATCGTGCTGCTGGTGGCCGGAATCATCATCGGGGTCGCCACCGCGGTTCCCACCGGACAGAGCATCGTGCGCGCCGACCTGGACCTGCGCGAGCGCATGCGCGAGCTGGCCGACGCTCATCAGCGGAAGGACGAGTTCCTCGGCGTCCTGGGCCACGAGCTCCGGAACCCACTGGCGCCGCTCAGCAACGCGCTGAACGTCCTGGAAGCGCGCAAGGGCGAGGTGCCGGAAGACATCCGCGACACCCACGCCATGATGATGCGGCAGGTGCGCAGCATGTCGCGTCTGGTCGACGATCTGCTCGACGTCTCGCGGATCAACCAGGGCAAGATTCCGCTGCGCCGTGAGCCCACCGACCTCGCGAGCGTCGCGTTCGAGACCGCGCATGATCTCGAGCCGGTGGTGACCGCTCACCGCCATCAGCTCGAGGTGGTGAAGCCTTCGCGGCCGGCATGGGTCCACGCGGACCCCACGAGGCTCGCCCAGATCACCTCGAACCTGCTCCAGAACGCGATCAAGTACACGCCCGACGGAGGGCGCATCGTGCTCGAGGTCGAGAGCAAGGACGGGCAGGCGGTGCTGCGGGTGACCGACAACGGCATCGGGATCTCTCCGGCGATGCTGCCGCTCGTGTTCGAGCCCTTCATCCAGGGCGACCATTCACGCACTCGCGCGCAGGGTGGACTCGGCATCGGGCTCACGCTGGTGAGCCGGCTGGTCGAGCTGCATGGCGGTCGCACCACGGTCGAGAGCCCAGGTCTCGGGCGCGGAAGCACGTTCACGGTTCGCCTACCCTCGGTCCCTGCGCCTCCTCCTCCGGCCAAGCCCGCTCTGCCTCCGGACCCCTCCCCGCGGCGGCGCATCCTGGTGGTGGACGACAACGAGGATTCGGCCGAGAGCATGGCGATCCTGCTGCGCATGTGGGGTCATCACGTCGACGTCGCCCACGACGGGCCGACCGCGCTCGTCTCCGCCGCCGAGAATCGCCCCGAGGTCGTCTTCCTCGACATCGGTCTGCCGGGCATGGACGGCTACGAAGTCGCCCGCCGTCTCCGCCAGCAGCAGAACGGCAAGGCGCTGACCTTGATCGCGCTCACCGGGATGGGCCGGGACGAGGACCGCCGGCGTGCCATGGAGGCCGGTTTCGATCGGCACGTCACCAAGCCGGTCGGGCCCGAGACCCTGCAGTCGATCGTGGGACCCGTTCCCGCGTCGCCGGTATGA